In Spirosoma aureum, a single genomic region encodes these proteins:
- a CDS encoding aminotransferase class V-fold PLP-dependent enzyme, which yields MLSRRKLIKRLSSVPLVSGLAVGGFPLQSPETTPATPKRDLFKELGVRTFINAAGTLTYMTGSLMHDEVLDAINGGAKEFCLLDEIQDKVGAKIAQMVHAEAAVVTSGAFAGMTLGLAGILTGMDQKKVEKLPHLEGTGMKTEVICQKAHDIVYNHALINTGCKIVVVETAEDVEKAINEKTALMHFLHIEADKGKIMHEEWVALGRKHNIPTSIDIAADVPPVENLWRFNDMGFSFVVISGGKAMRGPQSAGILMGKKDIISAARLHMPPRGFNIGRGMKVNKEEILGMYIALEKFINEDHDKVWKAWEESTAHIENTVKTVNGVQVEVHVPPLGNHTPTLRISWDPGKLHITGKDLQEALRKGDPSIEVGGGGPSNIGVTVWMMKPGQEKIVARRIKEELSKAA from the coding sequence ATGTTAAGCAGACGAAAACTCATCAAGCGTTTGTCGAGCGTTCCGCTCGTGAGCGGATTGGCTGTCGGCGGTTTTCCGTTACAGTCGCCAGAAACTACACCAGCCACTCCCAAACGCGACCTGTTTAAGGAACTGGGGGTGCGAACCTTTATCAATGCGGCCGGTACCCTCACCTATATGACCGGCTCGCTTATGCACGACGAAGTGCTGGATGCCATTAACGGCGGAGCTAAAGAATTTTGCCTTCTCGATGAGATTCAGGATAAAGTAGGTGCCAAAATCGCGCAGATGGTACATGCTGAAGCGGCTGTTGTAACGTCAGGTGCTTTCGCAGGAATGACCCTTGGACTGGCTGGTATTCTGACCGGTATGGACCAGAAAAAAGTTGAGAAATTACCCCATCTGGAAGGAACCGGTATGAAAACCGAAGTCATCTGCCAGAAAGCCCATGATATCGTATATAACCACGCGCTGATAAATACAGGTTGCAAAATAGTAGTGGTAGAAACTGCGGAAGACGTTGAAAAGGCCATTAATGAAAAAACGGCGCTGATGCACTTTCTACACATCGAAGCCGACAAAGGCAAGATCATGCACGAAGAATGGGTAGCGCTGGGCAGGAAGCATAACATTCCAACATCCATTGACATTGCCGCTGATGTGCCGCCCGTTGAAAACCTATGGCGCTTCAACGATATGGGCTTCAGCTTTGTGGTAATATCGGGCGGCAAAGCCATGAGAGGGCCACAAAGTGCCGGTATTCTGATGGGTAAAAAAGATATCATTTCGGCGGCTCGTCTCCACATGCCACCCCGTGGTTTTAACATCGGCCGGGGAATGAAAGTGAATAAAGAGGAGATTCTGGGGATGTATATTGCCCTCGAAAAATTTATCAACGAAGACCACGACAAGGTTTGGAAAGCCTGGGAAGAAAGTACCGCTCACATTGAAAATACGGTCAAAACGGTCAATGGTGTTCAGGTCGAGGTACACGTGCCCCCACTCGGCAACCACACCCCGACGCTACGGATTTCCTGGGACCCCGGTAAACTGCATATCACGGGTAAAGATCTTCAGGAAGCCCTGCGGAAAGGTGATCCATCGATCGAAGTTGGCGGTGGCGGACCCAGCAACATAGGGGTAACTGTCTGGATGATGAAACCCGGTCAGGAAAAAATCGTAGCCAGGCGGATAAAGGAAGAGCTTTCTAAAGCTGCTTAA
- a CDS encoding amidohydrolase/deacetylase family metallohydrolase gives MRKIQFLLFVIISSLGRLAYAQTTSIVIKGGHVIDPKNNLNEVLDIAILDGKISQIGKNLDTKGADQVVDARGLYVTPGLIDIHTHVFFGTNLDQAYSNGPNALPPDGFTFRNGVTTIVDAGSAGWRDFETFKKQTIDRSQTRVLAMLNIVGSGMRGGKFEQNIEDMDASQTAAMAKQYPDWIVGVKLAHYNGYNWTPTERTVEAGKLANLPVMIDFGGSTPTLSLEDLFLKYLRPGDIYTHCFGQLKSREPILDVTTNKIKPFVWDAKKKGIRFDVGYGGLSFAFSQAIPALKSGFYPNTISTDIHNGSMNNAMKDMLNVMSKFMAMGMDLPAVIKASTWNPAQVIRRPELGHLSVGSVADVAILNIRGGKFEVRDTGYFGFFDYTGHKIEGKQKLECEMTIRKGKIVYDLDGIASPVVVTQKPRS, from the coding sequence GTGAGGAAAATACAGTTTTTACTTTTTGTGATCATCAGCTCGTTGGGCAGGCTGGCTTATGCCCAAACGACCAGTATTGTGATCAAGGGGGGGCATGTTATTGACCCTAAGAACAACCTTAATGAGGTGCTGGACATTGCCATACTGGATGGTAAAATCAGCCAGATTGGTAAAAACCTGGACACCAAAGGGGCTGATCAGGTTGTCGATGCCAGGGGATTGTATGTTACGCCGGGACTGATCGATATACATACCCACGTTTTTTTTGGGACCAATCTGGACCAGGCATACAGCAATGGACCCAACGCGCTGCCCCCCGATGGGTTCACGTTTCGCAACGGAGTGACAACCATTGTCGATGCGGGTAGTGCTGGCTGGCGCGATTTCGAAACGTTCAAGAAACAAACGATCGACCGTTCGCAAACGCGGGTGCTGGCCATGCTCAATATCGTTGGGAGTGGTATGCGGGGCGGCAAATTCGAACAGAATATCGAGGATATGGATGCCAGCCAGACAGCGGCTATGGCGAAGCAGTATCCCGACTGGATAGTCGGTGTGAAGTTGGCGCACTATAACGGCTATAACTGGACACCAACTGAACGCACTGTCGAAGCCGGGAAACTGGCTAATCTGCCGGTTATGATTGATTTTGGGGGCAGTACGCCCACACTGTCACTTGAAGACCTGTTTCTGAAATACCTTCGACCGGGCGACATTTACACGCACTGTTTTGGGCAATTAAAGTCACGTGAGCCAATTCTGGATGTGACAACCAACAAAATCAAACCATTCGTCTGGGATGCAAAGAAGAAAGGAATCCGCTTCGATGTAGGTTATGGAGGCCTTAGTTTCGCGTTTTCACAGGCTATTCCAGCCCTGAAAAGTGGCTTTTATCCAAACACGATCAGTACGGATATTCATAACGGAAGCATGAACAATGCCATGAAAGACATGCTGAATGTGATGTCGAAATTTATGGCTATGGGAATGGATTTGCCGGCTGTCATCAAAGCGAGTACCTGGAACCCTGCTCAGGTCATCCGACGCCCTGAGTTAGGTCATTTATCGGTCGGTTCGGTCGCTGATGTTGCCATTCTAAACATTCGTGGCGGAAAATTCGAGGTGCGCGATACGGGTTATTTCGGTTTCTTTGACTACACGGGCCACAAGATTGAAGGTAAGCAAAAGCTGGAATGCGAAATGACCATTCGAAAGGGTAAAATTGTTTATGATCTTGATGGTATTGCCAGTCCGGTTGTTGTTACGCAAAAGCCACGCTCGTAA
- a CDS encoding RidA family protein — protein sequence MQADVLTPEIAFAQTGLSLPPAPQPLGVYKPYLIDGKYLYISGHGPVRDDKSLIIGRIGADLDIEQGKLAARQVGLAILSTIKTHLGSLDRVKRVIKVLGMVNCVAEFERHPYVINGCSELFAEVWGTENGIGVRSAVGMGSLPDNIPVEVEALFELA from the coding sequence ATGCAAGCTGACGTATTGACCCCTGAAATAGCCTTTGCGCAAACCGGTCTCTCGTTGCCCCCCGCTCCTCAGCCGTTGGGCGTTTATAAACCGTATCTCATTGACGGGAAATACCTGTATATCTCGGGCCACGGTCCGGTTCGGGACGATAAAAGCCTTATTATTGGCCGTATTGGTGCTGATCTGGATATTGAGCAGGGAAAATTAGCCGCCCGGCAGGTAGGATTAGCCATCTTATCGACAATTAAAACCCACTTAGGTAGTCTCGATCGGGTGAAGCGCGTCATTAAAGTGTTGGGTATGGTCAACTGTGTAGCCGAATTTGAGCGTCATCCGTACGTCATCAATGGCTGTAGCGAATTGTTTGCCGAAGTATGGGGAACCGAAAATGGAATTGGCGTTCGATCGGCCGTGGGTATGGGGTCACTTCCCGACAATATTCCGGTTGAAGTTGAGGCATTATTTGAACTGGCCTGA
- a CDS encoding D-TA family PLP-dependent enzyme, giving the protein MQQTPWYWIDDVSHLDTPALVLYPDRVQQNIALLIKSIDDINRLRPHVKTHKSREATRLMLEAGIRKFKCATIAEAEMLALCGAPDILLAYQPNGAKMHRLLVLMKDYPTIQFACLVDNLITGRLLSELAVSAGLIVPVYIDLNVGMNRTGIAPTDEVLTLYAELDQLEGVQPVGLHAYDGHLRNPDFAVRTADCDAAFAPVQQLSDALTARGFPQPTIVIGGSPTFPIHAKRPGVDCSPGTFIYWDKGYQTGLPEQPFLTAALVVARVISLPDATKVCLDIGHKSVAAEGDLTQRVTFLNAPELKAIGQSEEHLVVEAGPDHAYQIGDVLYGLPNHICPTVALYERAYAIENGTVTNEWLTIARDRMISV; this is encoded by the coding sequence ATGCAACAAACCCCTTGGTACTGGATTGACGATGTTTCGCATCTCGATACGCCTGCATTGGTGCTGTACCCCGACCGGGTGCAACAGAATATTGCGTTGCTGATCAAGTCTATTGACGACATTAACCGGCTGCGCCCACACGTAAAGACGCACAAATCGCGCGAAGCCACCCGACTGATGCTGGAAGCGGGTATCCGCAAGTTCAAGTGTGCGACGATTGCCGAAGCCGAAATGCTGGCGTTGTGCGGGGCTCCGGATATTCTCTTGGCCTATCAACCCAATGGTGCTAAAATGCATCGGCTGCTGGTGTTGATGAAAGACTATCCAACGATTCAGTTTGCCTGTCTGGTCGATAATCTGATAACGGGTCGTCTGCTTTCAGAACTGGCCGTATCGGCCGGGTTGATCGTGCCGGTTTATATCGACCTGAACGTGGGCATGAACCGGACAGGTATCGCACCAACTGACGAGGTACTTACGCTCTATGCCGAACTCGACCAGTTGGAAGGCGTTCAGCCTGTCGGCTTGCATGCGTATGATGGCCACCTTCGTAACCCGGATTTCGCCGTTCGTACCGCCGATTGCGATGCCGCTTTTGCCCCCGTACAACAACTAAGTGATGCGCTGACAGCTCGTGGTTTTCCACAACCCACTATTGTAATTGGCGGAAGCCCGACTTTCCCGATTCATGCCAAAAGACCGGGTGTTGACTGTAGCCCCGGAACCTTCATTTACTGGGATAAAGGCTACCAGACCGGCTTACCTGAACAACCGTTTCTGACGGCCGCGCTCGTTGTGGCACGGGTAATTTCATTGCCCGACGCCACTAAAGTTTGCCTGGATATAGGCCACAAATCAGTTGCAGCAGAGGGCGATCTAACGCAACGCGTCACGTTTCTGAACGCACCCGAATTGAAAGCAATTGGCCAGAGCGAAGAACACCTGGTTGTTGAAGCGGGCCCGGATCATGCTTATCAGATCGGTGACGTGTTGTATGGATTACCCAATCATATATGCCCAACGGTTGCGCTTTACGAGCGAGCTTATGCCATCGAAAACGGAACCGTTACAAACGAATGGCTGACCATTGCCAGAGATCGAATGATTTCAGTATAG
- a CDS encoding dipeptidase produces MFTIDAHLDLSMNAMEWNRDLRQPVGRLREREQGMTDKPDRAKATVSLPDLRRGNIGLVVATQIARFVAPGNPLPGWQSPEQAWAQTQGQQIWYKTMEEAGEMVQIRDLTSLENHLTLWNDGTPNDQKPVGYILSLEGADSIVTPAYVERAYAYGLRAIGPAHYGPGRYAQGTDASGFMGAAGQALLSEMERFNIILDATHLCDDSFWEALDYFNGPIWASHNNCRALVNHNRQFSDEQIRELIVRDAVIGGALDAWMMVPNWVRGQSTPEGMNCKLAVMIDHLDHICQIAGNANHIGIGSDLDGAFGKEQCPYDLETIADLQKIPDLLRQRGYTEEDVAKVMHGNWLRFLRKAWR; encoded by the coding sequence ATGTTTACAATTGATGCCCACCTTGACCTGAGTATGAACGCGATGGAGTGGAATCGAGACCTCCGCCAGCCAGTCGGGCGATTGCGCGAACGCGAACAGGGTATGACCGATAAGCCTGACCGGGCGAAGGCGACGGTTTCGCTCCCCGACCTTCGTCGTGGCAATATTGGTCTGGTGGTGGCAACACAGATTGCCCGCTTCGTTGCACCCGGCAATCCTTTGCCGGGCTGGCAATCACCGGAGCAGGCCTGGGCACAGACGCAAGGCCAGCAGATCTGGTATAAAACGATGGAAGAAGCGGGCGAAATGGTTCAAATCCGCGATCTGACGAGCCTGGAAAATCACCTGACCCTTTGGAATGACGGTACACCGAATGACCAGAAACCAGTTGGTTACATTCTGAGTCTGGAGGGTGCCGATTCGATCGTTACGCCAGCCTACGTTGAGCGGGCCTATGCGTATGGGTTGCGGGCCATCGGGCCAGCGCACTATGGTCCCGGTCGCTATGCGCAGGGTACTGATGCATCGGGTTTCATGGGGGCCGCCGGACAGGCACTGCTCAGTGAGATGGAACGCTTTAATATCATTCTGGACGCGACCCATTTGTGCGACGATAGTTTCTGGGAGGCACTGGATTATTTCAATGGGCCGATTTGGGCCAGTCATAACAACTGCCGCGCTCTGGTCAACCATAATCGTCAGTTCAGCGACGAACAAATTCGGGAACTCATCGTGCGCGATGCGGTCATTGGCGGGGCGCTGGATGCCTGGATGATGGTGCCCAACTGGGTACGGGGCCAATCGACACCCGAAGGTATGAATTGTAAATTAGCCGTTATGATCGACCATCTCGATCATATTTGTCAGATTGCAGGTAATGCCAATCACATCGGTATCGGTTCTGATCTGGATGGTGCATTCGGGAAAGAACAATGCCCCTACGATTTGGAAACCATAGCCGATCTTCAGAAAATCCCTGATTTATTACGTCAGCGTGGCTATACGGAAGAAGACGTGGCAAAAGTTATGCATGGTAACTGGCTACGTTTTCTGAGGAAAGCATGGCGTTGA
- a CDS encoding RNA polymerase sigma factor, producing MNLKLNDEEVIRQYLTSSPNDCFETLYNRYVNKVYNRCYSLTKDSEKAQDFTHDIFIKMFSHLDRFEERSTFSTWLYSISYNYCMDQLRLGNRLTMTALEVEDEESDTHAISTDEPVDLEYSMQQLSRAMKSLSEEEAMILRLKYQDDMDIRQIANLLQLKDSAVKMRLKRSRDKVRQLCGATIFAD from the coding sequence ATGAACCTTAAACTGAATGATGAAGAGGTAATCCGGCAATACCTTACCTCAAGCCCTAATGATTGCTTTGAAACCCTCTACAATCGTTACGTCAATAAAGTCTACAATCGGTGTTATTCATTAACCAAAGACTCCGAGAAAGCACAGGATTTTACCCACGATATTTTCATCAAGATGTTTTCGCACCTTGATCGTTTTGAAGAACGGTCAACGTTTTCGACCTGGCTCTACTCGATCTCCTATAACTATTGTATGGATCAGCTCCGATTGGGCAATCGGTTAACCATGACAGCGCTGGAGGTGGAAGATGAAGAGTCTGATACTCATGCAATCAGTACTGACGAACCTGTTGATCTGGAATACAGTATGCAACAGCTCTCGCGGGCTATGAAATCACTCTCAGAGGAAGAAGCGATGATTTTGCGATTGAAATATCAGGACGATATGGATATACGGCAAATTGCCAACCTGCTTCAATTGAAGGATAGTGCCGTGAAAATGCGGCTGAAACGCTCACGGGATAAAGTCAGGCAATTATGTGGAGCAACCATATTTGCCGATTAA
- a CDS encoding heme NO-binding domain-containing protein: MKGIVFTEFLEMIEEKFDYKLVDQLLTESDLPSGGTYTAIGTYDHLEMVTLVSKLSEHTHIPVPELLQSYGRYMFITFTKSYRPFVDRSDSAFSLLNSIQHYIHVEVKKIYPDAELPHFTVEQPTENHLRMYYESERKLSDFAYGLIDGCLTYFGEKATITKTNLTDDGSHVLFDIVKE; encoded by the coding sequence ATGAAAGGAATTGTATTTACCGAGTTTTTAGAGATGATTGAGGAGAAGTTCGACTATAAATTAGTAGATCAATTGCTGACAGAGAGTGACCTTCCTTCGGGTGGAACCTATACGGCTATCGGTACTTACGATCACCTCGAAATGGTCACATTAGTTAGTAAACTGAGCGAACACACGCACATTCCAGTACCTGAATTACTCCAATCTTATGGTCGGTACATGTTTATAACCTTCACAAAAAGTTACCGGCCTTTCGTCGATCGATCCGATTCGGCGTTTAGCCTTCTTAACTCCATTCAGCATTATATTCATGTGGAAGTAAAAAAAATATATCCAGACGCTGAATTGCCTCATTTTACGGTCGAACAACCAACCGAGAATCATTTGCGAATGTACTATGAGTCTGAGCGAAAACTGTCGGATTTTGCGTATGGACTGATCGACGGCTGTTTAACTTATTTTGGCGAAAAGGCAACCATCACGAAAACGAATCTCACAGACGACGGTAGTCATGTACTTTTTGATATTGTGAAGGAATGA
- a CDS encoding PAS domain S-box protein gives MTQTGDADLFKRRFEREKAARTQAEVILEKKALELYDANEQLKHLNENLEQQIRDKLAELRESEQRYRQLIESVQDIIYKIGPDGVFTFVSSVVEKLLGYTEQEFVGKHFTDFVAPGYRKQLVEFYQTMLLERLDSTYTEFPVVAKDGHIVWIGQTVRSINNNDEISELVAVARDVSDRKQAEIELQTTQTRLSTLITSLQSGVLVKDEQRRVILVNQLFCDIFEVKESPQQLIGLDYSQSAEQFKYLMVDPDGFVRQIEQLVQNRQATAGEEIRMVNGRILERDYVPIYFGEEFMGHLWKYSDVTEKYLARERIRRSEEKYRGIMNNMELGLLEVDNEQTIIRSYERFCKMIGYTENELIGKKADKFLVAPEFTTVISQQQRERQQGNAGSYELQLVKQDGSRIWVLVSGVPILDEEGTIVGSMGIHYDLTERKQLEEELAKAKQIADDARQAEKQFLANMSHEIRTPLNAIIGMSHLLFDTQPSRQQREYIDILKTSADFLHSLISDLLDMTKIEAGRIEVYARPFDLGGLLRAVQKVFEMKIQGRPIDIDVMLDARITDNFIGDDVMLNQILMNLVGNAEKFTEEGSIQITARIRKQDESTYWIEFTVADTGIGIPEEKLEVVFQKFKQVNPQGHKHKGTGLGLAITKELVEIQGGTISVKSREGEGSQFTFMLPFRKGDALAEPGLPAIGDVSMGDELKVCHILVVEDNLMNQKYISSLLTKWNMPYTLALDGKQAVEEAKKQRFDIILMDIQMPIMNGYEATVAIRSTHNPNQHIPIIALTASAMLDHKNIALEAGMNDFLTKPFEPAQLRDLLQRFAPAELQADAENIIDRERLTLLYGTDTAYAAEMFSTFLTDIVPEINELPTLCLEQNRTQLSRKVHKLKPTFGMVGLSILEEKMVQLEKIIKQGSENAILQIYCNDIVVKTNEMIPVLKEEAQKLS, from the coding sequence ATGACACAAACAGGTGATGCCGATTTATTTAAAAGGCGTTTTGAACGCGAGAAAGCTGCCCGAACTCAGGCTGAAGTTATTTTAGAAAAAAAAGCGCTTGAGCTTTACGATGCTAATGAACAGCTTAAGCACTTAAATGAAAATCTTGAACAACAAATTCGGGATAAACTGGCTGAACTTCGTGAGAGTGAACAGCGCTATCGTCAGCTCATCGAGTCCGTTCAGGATATCATTTATAAGATTGGGCCCGATGGTGTTTTTACCTTTGTCAGCTCTGTCGTTGAAAAGCTGCTGGGCTATACCGAACAGGAGTTTGTCGGTAAGCATTTTACTGATTTTGTAGCGCCTGGCTATCGAAAGCAACTCGTCGAGTTTTATCAAACGATGCTGCTTGAGCGGCTGGATAGTACCTATACGGAGTTTCCGGTGGTTGCCAAAGATGGGCATATTGTCTGGATCGGCCAAACAGTTCGATCGATTAATAACAACGACGAAATCAGCGAACTCGTGGCTGTAGCACGCGATGTGTCCGATCGTAAACAGGCAGAAATAGAATTACAAACCACTCAAACCCGGCTCTCGACGCTGATAACCAGCCTGCAATCGGGGGTGCTCGTTAAAGATGAACAACGACGTGTCATTCTGGTCAATCAGTTGTTTTGCGACATTTTTGAGGTTAAAGAAAGTCCGCAACAATTGATCGGGCTCGATTACTCCCAATCGGCCGAGCAATTCAAATATTTGATGGTAGATCCGGATGGGTTTGTTCGGCAGATCGAACAACTGGTTCAGAATCGACAGGCAACGGCCGGTGAGGAAATCAGGATGGTGAATGGCCGTATTCTGGAGCGGGATTATGTGCCTATTTATTTCGGTGAGGAATTTATGGGGCACCTGTGGAAATATAGTGATGTCACCGAAAAATACCTGGCGCGTGAACGTATTCGCCGAAGTGAAGAAAAGTACCGGGGTATTATGAATAATATGGAACTCGGGTTGCTGGAGGTCGACAATGAGCAGACGATTATTCGATCCTACGAGCGGTTCTGTAAGATGATCGGCTATACCGAGAACGAACTGATTGGTAAAAAAGCCGATAAGTTTCTAGTTGCTCCTGAATTTACTACGGTAATCAGCCAACAGCAACGCGAGCGGCAGCAGGGAAATGCAGGTTCCTATGAATTACAGCTTGTGAAACAGGATGGTAGTCGGATCTGGGTGCTGGTTAGTGGTGTTCCCATTCTGGATGAGGAGGGCACGATCGTTGGTTCGATGGGGATTCACTATGATCTGACCGAACGTAAGCAGCTTGAAGAGGAACTGGCGAAGGCCAAGCAAATTGCCGACGATGCCCGGCAGGCCGAAAAGCAGTTTCTGGCCAACATGAGCCACGAGATCAGAACACCCCTCAATGCCATCATTGGGATGTCACACCTGTTATTTGATACACAGCCAAGCCGTCAACAGCGAGAGTACATTGATATTCTGAAAACGTCTGCTGATTTTTTGCATAGCCTAATCTCCGATTTGCTGGATATGACCAAAATAGAAGCCGGTCGCATTGAGGTATATGCCCGACCATTTGATCTGGGGGGCCTGCTCAGAGCTGTTCAGAAAGTGTTCGAAATGAAAATTCAGGGCCGCCCGATCGATATTGACGTGATGCTCGATGCGCGAATCACTGATAATTTTATTGGGGATGATGTCATGTTGAACCAGATATTGATGAATCTGGTTGGAAACGCTGAAAAATTTACCGAAGAAGGAAGTATCCAGATTACAGCACGGATCAGAAAGCAGGATGAATCAACTTACTGGATCGAATTTACGGTCGCTGATACTGGTATAGGTATTCCGGAGGAAAAGCTGGAGGTAGTGTTCCAGAAATTCAAGCAGGTAAATCCACAGGGGCATAAGCACAAAGGAACCGGACTGGGGCTTGCCATAACGAAGGAACTGGTTGAAATTCAGGGTGGTACTATTTCGGTGAAAAGCCGGGAGGGAGAAGGAAGCCAGTTTACATTTATGCTCCCATTTCGCAAAGGCGATGCATTGGCTGAACCCGGACTGCCCGCAATCGGAGATGTCTCGATGGGTGATGAATTAAAGGTATGCCATATTCTGGTTGTTGAGGATAACCTCATGAATCAGAAATACATAAGCAGCCTGCTTACAAAATGGAATATGCCCTATACGCTGGCACTGGATGGTAAACAAGCCGTTGAAGAAGCTAAAAAACAGCGATTTGATATTATTCTGATGGATATTCAGATGCCCATTATGAATGGTTATGAAGCAACGGTTGCCATCAGAAGTACGCATAATCCCAATCAGCATATACCAATTATCGCTTTAACCGCATCGGCCATGCTCGATCATAAAAATATAGCTCTGGAGGCAGGTATGAATGATTTCCTGACCAAACCTTTTGAGCCTGCACAGCTTCGTGATTTACTACAGCGGTTTGCGCCCGCCGAGCTTCAGGCCGATGCCGAAAATATAATCGATCGGGAGCGTTTAACGCTTTTATACGGAACAGACACCGCCTACGCAGCCGAAATGTTCTCCACCTTTCTGACAGATATAGTCCCTGAAATCAATGAACTACCAACATTGTGCCTGGAGCAGAACCGTACTCAATTATCACGAAAAGTCCACAAACTAAAACCGACCTTTGGCATGGTCGGTTTGTCGATACTTGAAGAAAAAATGGTTCAATTGGAAAAGATAATAAAGCAAGGATCTGAAAATGCAATATTGCAAATATATTGTAACGATATTGTTGTAAAAACTAATGAAATGATTCCTGTTTTGAAAGAAGAAGCACAAAAGCTATCTTAG
- a CDS encoding LytR/AlgR family response regulator transcription factor, whose amino-acid sequence MVLTCIIVEDELMSRKSLQRLCEQHGSLEVLGAFDSATTALDFLAEQMVDLIWLDIELPGLTGFEMLEKLPSIPFVVLTTSKTEYAFDAFQYQVTDYLKKPITLPRFNIAVEKVLELNSRTKPNSAIGRQEIYIKSEGRYIRLPFDTISYIENTGDYVKIFTPTQTHIVYTTMKYLEEKLGSQFLRVHRSFIVHLDKIVDIEENTLVISNKVIPISRANKSELMNRLNLL is encoded by the coding sequence ATGGTTTTGACCTGTATTATTGTTGAAGATGAACTGATGTCGCGCAAGTCGTTGCAACGACTTTGTGAACAACACGGTTCATTAGAAGTTTTGGGTGCTTTTGACAGCGCCACCACAGCATTGGATTTTCTGGCTGAACAAATGGTCGATTTGATTTGGCTGGATATTGAATTGCCAGGCTTAACCGGTTTTGAGATGCTGGAAAAGCTGCCGTCGATCCCGTTTGTGGTTTTAACGACCAGTAAAACCGAATACGCTTTCGACGCCTTTCAATACCAGGTGACCGACTACCTTAAAAAACCAATTACGCTCCCCCGTTTCAATATAGCCGTTGAGAAAGTATTGGAACTCAATAGTCGCACTAAACCAAATTCAGCCATTGGGCGACAGGAGATATACATTAAGTCTGAGGGACGATATATTCGACTGCCGTTTGATACAATCTCTTACATCGAAAACACAGGTGACTATGTAAAAATTTTTACTCCTACACAGACGCATATTGTTTATACGACAATGAAGTACCTGGAAGAAAAACTAGGCAGCCAGTTTCTTCGCGTACACCGCTCCTTTATCGTTCATCTGGATAAGATCGTTGATATTGAAGAAAATACACTGGTAATCAGCAATAAAGTGATTCCGATCAGTCGTGCCAATAAATCAGAATTGATGAATCGACTTAATCTGTTATGA